The Malus domestica chromosome 13, GDT2T_hap1 genome includes a window with the following:
- the LOC103414645 gene encoding uncharacterized GPI-anchored protein At3g06035-like translates to MASPLRLLLLPLFLSCIVLLSHQVKCDGVDEEDSLLQGINGYRASTLNLMALTKNANAECLAKEIAEQFKNQPCTNTTGSNTVPGTEPNFPDYPKLLAKCHLNVSNTREGVIMPACVPSLVPSLVLTNFTQSQYSGNLNDTKFTGIGIGSEENWIVAVLTTSTPEGSFVTAQSSPDAQDSASSASKVSLVPYLLFLLMGFIFHL, encoded by the exons ATGGCGTCTCCGCTgcgtctcctcctcctcccactATTTCTTTCCTGCATTGTTTTGTTGAGCCACCAGGTCAAATGCGATGGAG TAGATGAGGAGGATAGTCTTCTTCAAGGCATCAACGGCTATAGGGCTTCTACCTTGAACTTAATGGCCCTTACAAAGAATGCCAACGCAGAGTGCCTTGCCAAGGAGATAGctgagcaattcaaaaatcaaccCTGTACAAACACAACAGGCTCCAACACAGTACCAGGCACTGAACCTAATTTTCCTGACTATCCAAAACTTTTAGCCAAATGCCACTTGAATGTCTCTAACACAAGAGAGGGGGTCATAATGCCTGCTTGTGTTCCCAGCCTCGTTCCTAGTCTGGTCCTTACCAACTTCACACAGTCTCAGTACTCTGGTAATCTTAACGACACCAAGTTtaccggaattggaattggctCTGAAGAGAACTGGATTGTTGCTGTCCTGACCACGAGCACACCAGAAGGAAGCTTTGTGACTGCACAAAGTTCACCAGATGCACAAGATTCCGCAAGTTCAGCTTCCAAGGTCAGTCTGGTTCCCTACTTGCTATTTCTGCTAATGGGTTTTATCTTTCATTTGTAA